The Levilactobacillus namurensis genomic interval GTGCAGGACGATGGTTGCCTGAATCTTACCCGTCCGTTGGTAGACGTAGGCGAACGTGCCCCCCATAACTGCGTACAGGAGCCCGCTGACCCACGTGGTACTCAAGTGGACCAGTGAAAAGGCAATCGCGCTGCCCAGGATTGGCAACCAACGCCCCATGCCACTCAGGCACCCATCCATCAAAATGCCCCGGAAGGTGAACTCTTCTAGAAACGGTGACGCACAGATCGCCGTGGTGGCCATCAGGACCATGACCCAGGGGCTCTGCCCCATCAAGGTTGCGATGGCGCGGTTATTCGCCGTGGTGGTCTGGTGCGCTAAGGCCATGTTTAAGTAGTTCAAGCCTTCTTCGGCCACCAGCATCGCCAAGTAAGCCCCGACCATTAGCTTCCAATCCTGGCGGGTCAACCGCCGGTAATGGTAGGTCCGCCAGAGCTTGCGGTACCGCCAAGCGGCTAACCCAACGGCGATGCCGAAGCCCCCCAGGTAGATGACCGCCCAGACCAACCGATGACCTGTGGTGCCGTGACTGAGTTGTACCAAGGGCAATTGCACTAAGTTCGCTAAGATAACCAACAAAATCACCCATAACCAGTTCCGCGCATTGGCGGGACGCTTTTCGTTTTGCATACAAACAACGACCCCTTCTAAAAAATTTAGCAAAAAAACTTTTCTTAATTATAGATTTTTTTATACTATTGCGGTACCATGAGGTTGCGGGTAAGTTTGAACCAACTTTCAACTTAGCCGTGAGGATTCTGTCCTCATTCAACAGACAGATTTCATTTTACTCCCCCAAAGTAGATGAAATTTCTACAACATAATCCCCCAATTATGTTGTAACCTTACTCTTTGGCCATTGCGATTTATCGCGATGGCTTTTTTAATGCCCTGAATCATCATCTGACTCATCGAACGACGGGCGGGGCCAAAGCACCCAGTACAGAGCAAAGCTCAAGAGGGTCCCGACCACGAGCCCCCCGAAGGCCACGAGCCACTTGGCCCAACCAACTAAGGCCCAGGCTAAGATGGCCCAGACGGTTCCCCCCACCACCACGGCGGGCAAACTGACGATCAACAGGCCAGCGAGAATCTTCACGTACACCCAGCTCCCTTCTTGTAGGACTTTGTCTCAAATCTTACCATACCTGACGGAGAAATCCGGGTGAAAAGGTGAAATCTTTTCTGAAAACGATTACAATAAAGGTGGTTGGTATTATCAAATCTTTTGAAGGAGTGACATCTATGGCAAGTGTTTTCGTAACGGCTGCAATTCCAGAATCAGCCCTGAATATCCTGCAAAAGGCCGGATTAGACGTCGACAGTTATACCGGCGACGCGTTAATCACCAAGGACGAATTACTTAAGCGTATCGTGGGCAAAGATTACTTAATTACCCCCCTTTCCACCCAGGTCGATCAAGACGTGATCGACGCCGACCCGCAGCTAAAGCTCATCGCCAACTATGGCGCCGGCTTCAACAACATTGACGTGGCTTACGCCCGGCAAAAGAACATCCCCGTCACCAATACGCCCAAGGTCTCCACGACCTCAACGGCGGAAGTCACCACGGGCCTGATCATTACCCTGGCGCACCGGATGGTCGAAGGCGACAAGTTGATGCGTACCAAAGGCTTTGCCGGCTGGGCACCCCTGTTCTTCTTGGGCCACGAACTCGCTGGCAAGACCCTAGGAATCCTGGGGATGGGTCAGATTGGACAGGCCGTTGCCAAGCGGATGGCGGCCTTCGACATGCACATCATCTACACCCAGCGGAAGCCATTGGATGCCGCCACAGAGGGTCAACTCAACGCAACTTACGTGACGCTGGATGAATTATTGGCGCAAAGCGATGTCCTGACGATCCACGCACCGTTGACCGATGAGACTCACCACCTGTTAGGCGCCCCTGAATTCAAGAAGATGAAGGACTCCGCCTACCTGATCAACGCCGCTCGGGGACCAGTCATCGACGAGGCCGCCCTCTTAGACGCACTGCACGCCCACCAATTAGCCGGCGCAGCCTTAGACGTTTA includes:
- a CDS encoding CPBP family intramembrane glutamic endopeptidase, whose protein sequence is MQNEKRPANARNWLWVILLVILANLVQLPLVQLSHGTTGHRLVWAVIYLGGFGIAVGLAAWRYRKLWRTYHYRRLTRQDWKLMVGAYLAMLVAEEGLNYLNMALAHQTTTANNRAIATLMGQSPWVMVLMATTAICASPFLEEFTFRGILMDGCLSGMGRWLPILGSAIAFSLVHLSTTWVSGLLYAVMGGTFAYVYQRTGKIQATIVLHGFNNLLAMGLLVLTL
- a CDS encoding 2-hydroxyacid dehydrogenase family protein, yielding MASVFVTAAIPESALNILQKAGLDVDSYTGDALITKDELLKRIVGKDYLITPLSTQVDQDVIDADPQLKLIANYGAGFNNIDVAYARQKNIPVTNTPKVSTTSTAEVTTGLIITLAHRMVEGDKLMRTKGFAGWAPLFFLGHELAGKTLGILGMGQIGQAVAKRMAAFDMHIIYTQRKPLDAATEGQLNATYVTLDELLAQSDVLTIHAPLTDETHHLLGAPEFKKMKDSAYLINAARGPVIDEAALLDALHAHQLAGAALDVYEAEPHVDDGFKALDNVILTPHVGNATVEARDAMAEIVAKNAVRVAQGEEPLHVVN